Proteins encoded in a region of the Brevundimonas vesicularis genome:
- a CDS encoding MarC family protein yields the protein MNAVDLGVNLFVTLFALLDPIGNLPIFAAATAGATLRQRISVSALICAFAAVFLAFFLFTGLGLLQFFGISLAAFRIAGGILLLFLGLDMARGDFLAMFADKDALADSKDVRGYARRRFQRLVVPFAIPLMIGPGAISAVIIQAGEAAKLGYAGTMGSLVAIAAACAVSFVCFALTGSLSRLLGEVGMAIIVKVLGLILCALAIQFILLGLGEAIPGMISGAVTTPYPATK from the coding sequence ATGAACGCAGTCGATTTAGGTGTCAACCTGTTCGTGACCCTGTTCGCCCTGCTGGACCCGATCGGCAATCTGCCGATCTTCGCCGCCGCGACGGCCGGGGCGACCCTGCGTCAGCGGATTTCGGTCTCGGCCCTGATCTGCGCCTTCGCCGCCGTTTTCCTGGCCTTCTTCCTGTTCACGGGTCTGGGCCTGTTGCAGTTCTTCGGCATTTCGCTGGCGGCGTTCCGCATCGCGGGCGGCATACTTCTGCTGTTCCTTGGGCTTGACATGGCGCGCGGCGACTTCCTGGCCATGTTCGCCGACAAGGATGCGCTGGCCGATTCCAAGGACGTGCGAGGCTATGCCCGCCGACGTTTCCAGCGCCTGGTCGTGCCCTTCGCCATCCCGCTGATGATCGGCCCCGGCGCCATCTCGGCGGTCATCATCCAGGCGGGCGAGGCGGCCAAGCTGGGCTACGCCGGGACCATGGGCTCACTGGTGGCGATCGCGGCGGCCTGCGCCGTCTCCTTCGTCTGTTTCGCCCTGACCGGGTCGCTCAGCCGCCTGCTGGGCGAGGTCGGCATGGCGATCATCGTCAAGGTGCTGGGGCTGATCCTGTGCGCCCTGGCAATCCAGTTCATCCTGCTGGGCCTGGGCGAGGCCATTCCCGGCATGATCTCCGGCGCGGTGACGACGCCCTATCCGGCGACCAAATAG
- a CDS encoding metallopeptidase family protein: MTDPIAPSLDDFARLAQEAFDALPGPFKQAAGEVVIRIDDFADEATLAEMEIEDPFELTGLYHGVDIGRRDSLGPAAEPSRVFLYRRPILDEWCERGDVGIGELIAHVLIHEIGHHLGLTDDDIHAIEDDAD, from the coding sequence ATGACCGACCCGATCGCCCCCTCCCTCGATGACTTCGCCCGCCTGGCTCAGGAGGCGTTCGACGCCCTGCCCGGACCGTTCAAGCAGGCGGCGGGCGAGGTGGTCATCCGCATCGACGACTTCGCCGACGAGGCGACGCTGGCGGAGATGGAGATCGAGGATCCGTTCGAGCTGACGGGCCTGTATCATGGCGTGGACATCGGCCGGCGCGACAGCCTGGGCCCGGCGGCCGAGCCGTCGCGGGTCTTCCTCTATCGGCGTCCCATCCTGGACGAGTGGTGCGAGCGCGGCGACGTGGGGATCGGCGAACTGATCGCCCACGTCCTGATCCACGAGATCGGCCATCACCTGGGTCTGACCGACGACGACATCCACGCCATCGAGGACGACGCGGACTGA
- the pyrF gene encoding orotidine-5'-phosphate decarboxylase, with translation MTDPQTPSDRAPDERIICALDVPTTAEAAALAERIGDAIGFYKVGLQLFAVDGMALARELKAQGRKIFLDWKLHDIGATVEKATANLAGADCDLLTVHARPQVMAAAARGAAGSKMKVLGVTVLTSLTAEDLSADDHSLSPADLVERRVRQALEAGIDGVVSSPHEAARARALADEAGRPDFLIVTPGVRPVGAALDDQARAATPEAALQAGATHLVIGRPITASSDPRAEAQQIAQQIALI, from the coding sequence ATGACCGATCCCCAAACCCCCTCCGATCGTGCGCCCGACGAGCGGATCATCTGCGCCCTGGACGTCCCGACGACGGCCGAGGCGGCCGCTCTGGCCGAGCGGATCGGCGACGCGATCGGCTTCTATAAGGTCGGACTGCAACTGTTCGCGGTCGACGGCATGGCGCTGGCGCGTGAGCTGAAGGCGCAGGGGCGAAAGATCTTCCTGGACTGGAAACTGCACGACATCGGCGCGACCGTGGAGAAGGCGACGGCCAATCTGGCGGGCGCGGATTGCGACCTGCTGACGGTCCATGCGCGGCCCCAGGTCATGGCGGCGGCGGCGCGCGGCGCGGCGGGTTCGAAGATGAAGGTGCTGGGGGTTACGGTCCTGACCAGCCTGACGGCCGAGGACCTGTCCGCCGACGACCACAGCCTGTCGCCGGCCGATCTGGTCGAGCGGCGCGTGCGTCAGGCGCTGGAGGCCGGGATCGACGGCGTCGTCTCCAGCCCGCATGAGGCGGCGCGTGCCCGGGCTCTGGCGGACGAAGCGGGCCGGCCCGACTTCCTGATCGTCACGCCCGGCGTGCGACCCGTCGGCGCCGCACTGGACGATCAGGCGCGGGCGGCGACGCCCGAGGCGGCGCTTCAGGCCGGCGCGACCCATCTGGTCATCGGTCGGCCGATCACGGCGTCAAGCGATCCACGCGCGGAGGCGCAACAGATCGCACAGCAGATCGCCCTGATCTGA
- a CDS encoding sensor histidine kinase, which produces MAEADIAYVATAGAAGLAMAVSAWALLLRGRLHETAVAAERERVEALADLSRHDAMLRAFDDVSLALTPDGQAAGLPIGSAELIARLAGEDAEAGAAVLNKLRITHGALIDALVHEGQAFEGLVALDDVEPWRIEGRVAGGSAWLRLSPASRFTLTGADATESGLALLGDASPTPTWVVDGTGKLAWANRAWLNETNAESIDDAVEKGASFDRGADALVAEAARLGVRQEGFRWTTGGGARRAWRIIAEPAGGGAVTAFAIEVTEAEETRDTLRRHVDAHDETLNHLADAVAIFGPQKRLAFHNTAFQTLFDIDAAWLDERPTHAELLDRLRQRRSLPEVVDYAGWKARELEFYGASEASPDDSWSLPDGRTLRVVRQPHPLGGILLIFSDITDELKLRSRFNAQIQVQRATLDKLNDAVAVFGSDGRLRLHNEAFETFWNLSADKIATASDFDALAELCKAVLPDPALWLGLKARVADPDPESRVAISGEGRTVDGRVAAWQTRPLPDGATLVAFSDVTARRGLEQALVQREQALAESQALKREFVGSVSYELRTPLTTIVGYSELLETMGELPERSRQHAGAIRIAASQLARSIDDVLDMAQIDAGEMELSLGDLRVCDLLSQAAEKVRARVEGRGATLTVSCPADLKPIRADEHRIGQALDHLLENAARAVSEGGAVELKAETGPSEIRLTVSDTGRGIPYHLQAHVFDRFVRRERGGPGVGLALVKALVELHGGWAEVESEPGKGAAFILHLPLGAATTAAAPELQLEL; this is translated from the coding sequence ATGGCCGAGGCCGACATCGCCTATGTCGCCACAGCGGGCGCAGCCGGACTGGCCATGGCCGTCAGCGCCTGGGCCTTGCTGCTGCGTGGGCGGTTGCATGAGACCGCCGTCGCCGCCGAGCGCGAGCGGGTCGAGGCCCTGGCCGACCTCAGCCGCCATGACGCCATGCTGCGCGCCTTCGACGACGTCAGCCTGGCCCTGACGCCGGACGGGCAGGCCGCCGGTCTTCCGATCGGTTCGGCCGAACTGATCGCGCGGCTGGCGGGTGAAGACGCAGAGGCCGGCGCCGCCGTCCTGAACAAGCTCCGCATCACCCACGGCGCCCTGATCGACGCCCTGGTTCACGAAGGTCAGGCGTTCGAAGGTCTGGTCGCGCTGGACGATGTGGAGCCCTGGCGGATCGAGGGGCGGGTTGCGGGCGGTTCGGCCTGGCTGCGGCTGTCGCCCGCGTCGCGCTTCACCTTGACCGGGGCGGATGCGACCGAAAGCGGCCTGGCCCTGCTGGGCGACGCCTCGCCGACGCCTACGTGGGTCGTGGACGGGACCGGCAAACTGGCCTGGGCCAACCGCGCCTGGCTGAACGAAACCAATGCCGAAAGCATCGACGACGCCGTCGAAAAGGGCGCGTCCTTCGACCGGGGCGCCGACGCCCTGGTCGCCGAGGCCGCGCGGCTGGGCGTGCGACAGGAGGGCTTCCGCTGGACGACCGGCGGGGGCGCGCGGCGCGCCTGGCGCATCATCGCCGAGCCAGCGGGCGGCGGCGCCGTCACCGCCTTCGCCATCGAGGTGACCGAGGCGGAAGAGACGCGCGACACCCTGCGCCGCCACGTCGACGCCCATGACGAGACGCTGAACCACCTGGCCGACGCCGTGGCCATCTTCGGTCCGCAGAAGCGGCTGGCCTTCCACAACACCGCCTTCCAGACCCTGTTCGACATCGACGCGGCCTGGCTGGACGAACGTCCGACCCATGCCGAGCTGCTGGATCGTCTGCGCCAGCGTCGCAGCCTGCCCGAGGTCGTCGACTACGCCGGCTGGAAGGCGCGCGAGCTTGAGTTCTATGGCGCGTCGGAGGCCTCGCCGGACGACAGCTGGTCCCTGCCGGACGGGCGCACTTTGCGCGTCGTGCGCCAGCCGCACCCGCTGGGCGGCATTCTGCTGATCTTCTCGGACATCACCGACGAGCTGAAGCTGCGCAGCCGCTTCAACGCCCAGATCCAGGTCCAGCGCGCGACGCTGGACAAGCTGAACGACGCGGTCGCGGTGTTCGGCTCGGACGGCCGACTGCGGCTGCACAATGAGGCGTTCGAGACCTTCTGGAACCTGTCAGCGGACAAGATCGCGACGGCCTCGGACTTCGACGCCCTGGCCGAACTGTGCAAGGCCGTGCTGCCTGATCCCGCCCTGTGGCTGGGGCTGAAGGCGCGCGTCGCCGATCCCGACCCCGAAAGCCGCGTCGCCATTTCCGGCGAGGGCCGGACGGTAGACGGTCGCGTCGCCGCCTGGCAGACCCGCCCCCTGCCGGACGGCGCGACCCTGGTCGCCTTCTCGGACGTGACCGCGCGACGCGGGCTGGAGCAGGCATTGGTGCAGCGCGAACAGGCCCTCGCCGAAAGCCAGGCGCTGAAGCGCGAGTTCGTGGGCAGCGTCTCTTATGAGCTGCGCACGCCGCTGACGACCATCGTCGGCTATTCCGAACTGCTGGAGACGATGGGCGAGCTGCCGGAGCGCAGCCGCCAGCACGCAGGCGCCATCCGCATCGCCGCCAGCCAGCTGGCCCGCTCCATCGACGACGTGTTGGATATGGCCCAGATCGACGCCGGCGAGATGGAGCTGTCGCTGGGCGATCTGCGGGTCTGCGACCTGCTGAGCCAGGCCGCCGAAAAGGTCCGGGCGCGGGTCGAGGGACGCGGCGCCACCCTGACCGTGTCCTGTCCCGCCGATCTCAAACCCATCCGCGCCGACGAACACCGCATCGGCCAGGCGCTGGATCATCTGCTGGAGAATGCGGCGCGCGCCGTGTCCGAAGGTGGGGCGGTGGAGCTGAAGGCGGAGACGGGCCCGTCCGAAATCCGCCTGACGGTGTCCGACACCGGGCGCGGAATCCCCTATCACCTGCAGGCCCACGTCTTCGACCGCTTCGTGCGGCGCGAGAGGGGCGGTCCGGGCGTCGGTCTGGCCCTGGTCAAGGCCCTGGTCGAACTGCACGGCGGCTGGGCCGAGGTCGAAAGCGAACCGGGCAAGGGCGCCGCCTTCATCCTGCATCTGCCGCTGGGCGCCGCGACCACCGCCGCCGCGCCCGAGCTTCAGCTGGAACTCTAG